The Archocentrus centrarchus isolate MPI-CPG fArcCen1 chromosome 1, fArcCen1, whole genome shotgun sequence genome includes the window aagaaaacatGACAAGAGAAAGATGAGACTGGCTTAAGATTTATATCCTAATTGTACAGCAAACCTAGGTATTATATTTATAACTGTAGCCTTTGGGTGTCcatgagaataaaaatatgttaacCCACAAGTTCAGTACAGAGAAATTTAAAGTTTAAGCCAGTCTTTACCTTTGCCATGTTTTGATTTCAAATGCAAATACCTAATGACTCAATGTACAGTTTACACTGATGAATGACCTGAACGGTGCTGTATCTATATTGGTATAACATGGTTATGAAACATGGTTATTAATTTGTGAATACTCAGGATGCCTGATTTCTTGTACCCATGTCATTTCATATGTCTTTAGCATTGTAAAACCTAATaatgctttcatgtttattaAAGGAAACTAATCAAACTCTCAATTGGAGCTTATTTGTCTCTGTAGTTTATTAGTACAGTGGATTTTTGGCCCACTGTACCACCTGATATCATTAGATGATGTACACAGTTTTCATAAAGTTCATCCTCTGTTAAGGTGGTCTGAGGCTTTTGTGTGTGATCTACATGGCTCTGTAAGCAAGCATGTAGGGTTGTCAGTAAGTGTGTATGCAAAGAGAACGTGTATGTGTGCTGGCAGACGTGCTGAGAGTTGTGTGTGTTCGCACAATTATATCTATATTATGTACAGAGTACACGTGTGTGCGCTGGGATGTGGTTAGGTGTTTTTCACCATATCCTTGAAAAGTCTTCACTTGTACCTCATATCCTTAGCAACTCTGAACACCGCATAGGACAGAGATATGTAGAGAAAGGGCGGGAGACAACATGAGGGGGAATGAAAAACTTCTCTGAGCTTCGTTCCTGGGTCTTTGCTGTTTTTGGatgtcctttttttaaactttcattcAGTTAGAACACTGAAGGTTGTGTTAAACTGAAAAAACTAGTTGAAGACAAACTAGTTGTTTTAGCCGTCATTCCGTCCTTTGACATACATGCGGCTCATGCCTCATATTTAGGAGAGGCCTGTCATGATAATCCTGCACTGATGATAACtctgatatttaaaaacaaaatgttaacaTAGTGTCAATAATCTGTACATCAAAATACTGTAAATTAttctttttgtatgtttttggaCAGTTACAGTTACACACTCTTGCTTCTTGTATTTtgagcttaattttttttttttttaaaaagttttaactggatagaattttttatttatttcttttttttggagaaGCCTGACATTTCTGACCTTCACACTTCACAGCGGATACCTCATGTATTATCCCTTACACAAATACCAGAAGCGCTTACCAACCATAACACTTCCGCATATTACAACTTGTGCCGATATGAGTCCCAAACCCCTAAGGGACAATTTTTTTGGACTAAATTAATAAAACTAATGAAATGAACAAAGTCATATGATATGcatattatttataatttatgtgATCATAAAACAGTACCATTAACATTTTGCTACACATCACTCTGTATTAGTATACGTTAGCCtgatagcataattgcctaaatAATTTTTAAGCAGTGGGAATAATGCAGAGTGGGGCAGAAATCTCTATTTGGACAAAATATGACTTGAGCAGTTATGCTATGAGGCTAACAATATATTGCATAGCTACTATACTACAGATTTACAAACCATACATCTCTTAACACTGGTGGAAGGTCTGAGTCCTTAGACATCTCAGACTGAAGAACAGCGTTGTACACAAAAGATCACACATTAAATAAAGTCCCTATACGGACGCTCTTTGGTGTGCAGACCTTTTTAAATCTgctaggtgttttttttttttttttatccagcaTTCTACTGAACACCAGTACATGCAGGTCTGTTTGAGTCTTTGTGGAACGCTTTATCAACCAGAGGGTTTAACATAATCActattattttaaagaaattaccaaacatttttatacagtttgACACATGCAAAAAATCTCAAAGTatctttaaatatatatatatatatatatatatgaagagactgtttttaatttatattttatacatatttgATTCATACTTATTTTGTGAGTTTACTCACTCAGACAATTCATAAAACAAGGGAATAGGGATACACAAAACACGCAAAACTATATTTTAATACAGCACAAAATCTTTACAAAAGTTGCCACTGTATTATATGACAACGCATACAAATTGGAATGTTTCGACATGTAAATTGTATCATTTTTATAAAGTTTATTCAGGACTAGTAACTCATGTAAGGCACGTGGGAAGATTATTTGCATTACATGAcaaataaatgatttaaaagaaaaagaagtgacCTCAGACCTTTGACTTCTATTAGAAAAAGGCACATAAACTTAAACTCCAATGCAACTTCACCAAAAACACCCAAAATGGCTGAATCGATAACACTCAAAATAACGTACAATTATGATCATTTTTACAAGTTTGGAAAGGGCATTTCACAATTGTATATTTATTCAATCTTCCGCTAAGGGTGAAATTGTACAGACACACTGAATATTCACATGAATGAAAATCATGTGTTAAATCCTTagctttaatttagttttaagtGAGTTAGTTGTTccacaaataaaacacacaaacacgcactcAATAGTGCCCAACAACagatctcttttttttgtattttctaaatAGAGGCACAGAGTTAAACGCTTAATTCTGTGCTCATGGAACGGTTTCAATAAAAATTAACACtttatttctaataatatttaataaaattgaACTATATATATGAGTATGCTCAGCCCAACATGGGAAAATACTTCTATTTATCATTTTCTTGATATACCTGATgagaaaaagcaataaaaacatattattattaacattttttttaaataaaaagtttcTATGAATTTAGTTGATGTTCTGCTTGTTTGGttgtgacaaatgtgcaaatctCACCATCGAAGCCccatgcaatttttaaaaatgtacttttaatTTTGGCTGACACATTAACATACTCTCCTCTTAAAGCTTTAATTAAGTACAAGTCCTTCACAAAAATACTTTGTCCCATTAGATCTAGCTCCATATAAGAATAAACATCATTCTTTAGGACTGCATGTGTGGATGACACAAACGTAGACTTTTCACCTCTGTACACTTGAATCAGAGTCCATTAGGTTTTCAgtgtattttcagtttaaatacTGATCCAGTTTAGGAGGGTCGTGTGGGGAGGTTAGTGAAATAGAACTAAGTTTACCCCTACAAGGCCAACTGAGTTTGAACAGCACATTAAAAAGTCATCAGATAAAAGGCTCAGGAGCTCATAAAATCAAGTTGAAAGGCTCAAAAGACCTTGCACTGGTTTATGCTGAACATGCGTCTTCTGGCCTGTTTCTTGGCCTGGTTAACAACTGTCCGCACAGCGTACTCAAACACCTGCTGCACGCCACGGTTGCTTAAGGAGGAGCACTCCAGATAGCCTTTAGCCCGAACTTCTTGAGCCACATGTTTACCCTCCGATGGTGTGATGCATATGCCCCGATGCCCACCCACTTCCCTCAGGTCCGTCTGGGTTGCCACAACCAGCACCGGTACCCTGGGCAAGTGTTGCCGAACCTCATTGATCCACTTGTTCTGGACACTGGCGAGAGAGTTAGGGTTAGCCACAGAGAAGCAGATTAGGACGACGTCGGCCTGCTGGTATGATCGTGGTCTGATCTGTTTGAAGCTGTCGTTACCAGCCGTGTCCCACAGCCCCAGACTGATCTGGATCCCATCCATGTAGACCTCCACCCCGGTGTTATCAAACACTGTGGGCTTGTAGGAATCAGGGAAGGTCTCTGAAGTGAAGCGGACCAGCAGTGCCGTCTTTCCGACTGCACTGTCCCCGACCAGGACGCACTTAATTGACATTTCCGGATAGCCGTTCATATTTTCCTCCAAATATTTCACTCCTGAAGATGCTTGAAGTTCTTTGAAAAAGCTTAAGGCCTAACTTTTTTTGGTTTAGGGGGACACAAGGTCCACGAGGTAGTTGAAAGCAGTGATCAGTCTGTGTTCTGTACTTCCGTATGCAGGCAGTAGTTTTCAAAGCAGATTATGTGTGGCCCTGCTTGGTGTAGACTTCATTaacagagatgctcttctgcagtgGTCATTTATTAAGGTGACTTACAATACGTCTCCTCAGACTCCTTTTTACTGACAATGAGTGTGCACAGGTAGCTCTTCTCCAGTAGACAGATTTATATATGCTTCACATAACCTCTTAGATCTTCAGGCCATCTCAGCTCGCCTCACTTCCGCACTCTGCGCAGGAGCTGGTCAGGTTCTGGTCCTTCTCTCTACACATCTTGAAAACCCTCCTCCTTGTTAGGCAGGTGTACTTTCAGCACTGAAGAGCAAAATTTGCTGGGGAAGAGAGATGAAGacacagcactttaaaaacaagaggTATCTGAGAGCCCCTAGAACACTTCATTCAGCTGAAACCTGATTTGCACATCTCTCTGCACATCTGTCCGACTCTTCTCCTACATCGTGCAGTCTAACGTGTAAGATAGCAGCAGCGCAGCTCTTAAAACAATACGTTtgaagaaaatatgaaatatgagcTCAAACAATCATCTGTTGACTGCGTGAGTACTGTATGTGGAAGATGCCGCTCACTTTTGCTTTTACGACAATTTGAAGTATAAAGATGTGATTCTGTGTCAAAGTACTGATTAAGTGCGGAAGTAAAGATTGGTATGTTTGGGTGTGACCCAGAATT containing:
- the rhoh gene encoding rho-related GTP-binding protein RhoH — protein: MNGYPEMSIKCVLVGDSAVGKTALLVRFTSETFPDSYKPTVFDNTGVEVYMDGIQISLGLWDTAGNDSFKQIRPRSYQQADVVLICFSVANPNSLASVQNKWINEVRQHLPRVPVLVVATQTDLREVGGHRGICITPSEGKHVAQEVRAKGYLECSSLSNRGVQQVFEYAVRTVVNQAKKQARRRMFSINQCKVF